One genomic segment of Candidatus Polarisedimenticolaceae bacterium includes these proteins:
- a CDS encoding dehydrogenase E1 component subunit alpha/beta, whose translation MATQTTSEKRLLELYRAILLPRMIEEKMLNLLRQGRLSKWFSGIGQEAIAVGVASALNDDDFILPMHRNLGVFTTRGFDLEKLFRQLFGKDGGWTKGRDRTFHFGALDHRIVGMISHLGAMLPVADGLALAAQLRGEKRVAATFTGDGSTSEGDFHEAINLAAVWKLPVLFIVENNQYGLSTPVSEQYACENIADKAIGYGIPGVIVDGNDLLAVVDAVSAAATRARSGDGPTLLEFKTFRMRGHEEASGTAYVPKELFTLWAKKDPVARFEAALLEQKVVSPSKIESLRSTMKAMIDDVADRALAAPDPDSSAGAELRDVFAPSGVVVHDPSGPSKEMRLVDAVRDGLHEAMADPRVILMGQDIAEYGGVFKCTEGFAEEFGKARVRNTPIIESGAVGCAMGLALDGFRPMLEMQFGDFITCGFNQIVNNLAKTHYRWGAPLPVVLRVPVGGGMGAGPFHSQNMEAWFTHTAGLKVIEPATPYDAKGLLLAAFEDGNPVLFLEHKGLYRSAKGQVPEGRYTLPIGKARIARAGTDATIVTYGAGVVWALEAAEKLATEGFEVEVVDLRTLIPWDVEAAAASVRKTSKALVLHEAPVTGGFGAEIAATIAKECFQHLDAPVERLGGLDIPVPFSKKLEELFMPRARLLDTLRTLLTS comes from the coding sequence ATGGCGACGCAAACGACCTCCGAAAAGCGCCTCCTCGAGCTGTACCGCGCGATCCTGCTGCCGCGGATGATCGAGGAGAAGATGCTCAATCTTCTCCGTCAGGGTCGGCTCTCGAAGTGGTTCTCCGGAATCGGGCAGGAAGCGATCGCGGTCGGTGTCGCGTCGGCCCTGAACGACGACGACTTCATCCTGCCGATGCACCGGAACCTCGGCGTCTTCACGACGCGCGGGTTCGATCTCGAGAAGCTCTTCCGCCAGCTCTTCGGCAAGGACGGCGGCTGGACGAAAGGGCGCGACCGCACCTTCCACTTCGGCGCGCTCGATCACCGCATCGTCGGGATGATCAGCCACCTCGGCGCGATGCTCCCCGTCGCCGACGGCCTGGCGCTCGCGGCGCAGCTCCGCGGCGAGAAGCGCGTCGCCGCGACGTTCACCGGCGACGGGTCGACGAGCGAGGGCGACTTCCACGAGGCGATCAACCTCGCGGCGGTTTGGAAGCTCCCGGTTCTCTTCATCGTCGAGAACAACCAGTACGGCCTCTCGACTCCGGTCTCCGAGCAGTACGCGTGCGAGAACATCGCCGACAAGGCGATCGGCTACGGCATCCCCGGCGTCATCGTCGACGGGAACGACCTCCTTGCCGTCGTCGACGCGGTCTCCGCGGCGGCCACGCGCGCCCGTTCGGGCGACGGTCCGACACTCCTCGAGTTCAAGACGTTCCGGATGCGCGGCCACGAAGAGGCTTCGGGAACCGCTTACGTTCCGAAGGAGCTGTTCACGCTCTGGGCCAAGAAAGACCCCGTCGCGCGGTTCGAGGCGGCGCTCCTCGAGCAAAAGGTCGTCTCGCCGTCCAAGATCGAGTCGCTTCGCTCGACTATGAAGGCGATGATCGACGACGTCGCCGACCGCGCGCTCGCCGCCCCTGACCCCGACTCGAGCGCGGGCGCCGAGCTACGAGACGTCTTCGCGCCATCCGGTGTCGTCGTTCACGATCCGTCGGGCCCGTCGAAGGAGATGCGCCTCGTCGATGCCGTCCGCGACGGACTCCACGAGGCGATGGCTGATCCGCGCGTGATCCTGATGGGCCAGGACATCGCCGAGTACGGCGGCGTCTTCAAGTGCACTGAGGGTTTCGCCGAGGAGTTCGGGAAGGCACGTGTCAGGAATACCCCGATCATCGAGTCGGGGGCGGTCGGCTGCGCCATGGGGCTCGCGCTCGACGGCTTCCGGCCGATGCTCGAGATGCAATTTGGCGACTTCATCACGTGCGGCTTCAACCAGATCGTGAACAACCTCGCGAAGACGCACTACCGCTGGGGCGCGCCGCTTCCCGTCGTGCTCCGCGTTCCCGTCGGCGGCGGCATGGGCGCCGGTCCGTTCCACTCTCAGAACATGGAGGCGTGGTTCACCCACACCGCGGGCCTGAAGGTCATCGAGCCCGCCACGCCCTACGACGCGAAAGGATTGCTGCTCGCGGCGTTCGAGGACGGCAACCCGGTCCTCTTCCTCGAGCACAAGGGTCTCTATCGCTCGGCGAAGGGACAGGTGCCCGAGGGCCGTTACACGCTCCCGATCGGCAAGGCGCGCATCGCCCGCGCGGGGACCGATGCGACCATCGTCACCTACGGCGCCGGCGTCGTCTGGGCGCTCGAGGCGGCGGAGAAGCTCGCGACCGAGGGTTTCGAGGTCGAGGTCGTCGACCTGCGCACGCTCATCCCGTGGGACGTCGAGGCCGCGGCCGCTTCGGTGCGCAAGACGTCGAAGGCGCTCGTCCTCCACGAAGCCCCGGTGACCGGCGGCTTCGGCGCCGAGATCGCGGCCACGATCGCGAAGGAATGCTTCCAGCACCTCGACGCGCCGGTCGAGCGCCTCGGCGGTCTCGACATCCCGGTTCCCTTCAGCAAGAAGCTCGAGGAGCTGTTCATGCCGAGGGCGCGGCTCCTCGACACCCTGCGAACGCTGCTGACCTCTTAG
- a CDS encoding thrombospondin type 3 repeat-containing protein: MTFPQANLLVPGGVNAQPFNAGPGTLYLKNHAQPLGDLIADGGGVTLGVLANAQLRSSTARFNQIIIRNKGALEIGASITPHVYAASVSISGNGSRLSPVPRDLGGMRLSVSGTLDLGVQAGINATGDGLLAGGSGGSPWLNSGETYTLDPVTLEAGTPLRAGSGAGAGGSYGGTAGGTTNPTYGVAVNPRHLGSGGSRSTSDGFGGRGGGRVWVDAAVCSLAAGSTFSANGESAVSNAAPTAPPPPGIAGGSGGAIKLDCGTITGSGSITAMGGSGAGSGGSGGGGGRIALRKNASTWTGLALVANGTFFSGEWVPPKVTAMTPAPNATFTGVAKQIVVRFSENLYAPMILPSFAQLVSGAHGTFTPSGMSFNTTTHDLTIKYAAALPSDSYTLTLVSGEEPSGLCDTSVNALDGEGNGSLPSGDGVAGGNFVASFSIVVPDTDGDGFLDSVDNCPGISNPSQADADSDGVGNPCDNCPTVSNASQADENGDGIGDACSAIPKFLVSSRADDLPDFFSIQGAVNAAAASGARVRILPGINGTYTESVLVNRNMAFTFEPLDDGTHRAVTIDGGASPAFFLVSTSPGSPIAVHNLTLRGSYGVQTQAGTSISTQIDNCIFDGTGTALALNDGAHVVSRITAIAPVADGIVLGAGGSLDLSGSSLQNLYGTPLSLNGPATARTVVIATSRSSGIILQPSGSLTLANSTIASQLNAGIDNSAGRPVTITSSIIFANQGGDLLNVDCANISWSDIGSQNCTASGNRQVDPGFEGFGNWRLTASSPLLDFGPDPSTFTGTPCTDLDGTPRLKDADGDGFANMDPGAYERQQNPLTPAEVTGLLWSSKTLLTWNSVPGTGTYHVYRDLRSNLSYGNFGVCRDDLDPIRTDTQLADSSTPASGQCFVYLIASDGGTLGNAHCMERSNFTPCP; encoded by the coding sequence ATGACGTTTCCGCAGGCCAATCTGCTCGTGCCCGGCGGCGTCAACGCGCAGCCCTTCAACGCCGGGCCGGGAACGCTCTACCTGAAGAACCACGCTCAGCCGTTGGGCGACCTCATCGCGGACGGCGGGGGCGTCACGTTGGGTGTCCTCGCGAATGCGCAGCTTCGCAGTTCCACGGCCAGGTTCAATCAGATCATCATCCGGAACAAGGGCGCGCTCGAGATCGGAGCCTCGATCACGCCGCACGTCTACGCGGCGTCGGTCTCGATCAGCGGAAACGGCTCTCGCTTGTCGCCCGTGCCGCGTGACCTCGGCGGGATGCGTCTGTCGGTCAGCGGCACCCTCGATCTCGGCGTCCAAGCCGGAATCAATGCGACCGGTGACGGACTCCTCGCGGGCGGCTCCGGCGGCTCGCCGTGGTTGAACTCCGGCGAGACGTACACGCTCGACCCCGTCACCCTGGAGGCGGGTACCCCGCTGCGTGCCGGAAGCGGCGCCGGCGCGGGTGGCTCGTACGGCGGCACGGCCGGCGGCACGACGAACCCGACGTACGGGGTCGCCGTCAATCCACGCCACCTCGGCTCGGGCGGCTCGCGCTCGACCTCGGACGGGTTCGGCGGGCGCGGCGGCGGGCGTGTGTGGGTCGACGCCGCCGTGTGCTCGCTCGCGGCGGGTTCGACGTTTTCGGCCAACGGTGAGTCCGCGGTCTCGAACGCGGCACCGACGGCGCCGCCGCCCCCGGGCATTGCGGGAGGCTCCGGCGGTGCCATCAAGCTCGACTGTGGGACGATCACGGGGTCCGGCTCGATCACCGCCATGGGAGGATCGGGAGCAGGAAGCGGTGGCTCGGGCGGCGGCGGCGGCCGCATCGCGCTCCGCAAGAACGCCAGTACGTGGACCGGGCTCGCCCTCGTCGCCAACGGAACCTTTTTCTCCGGCGAGTGGGTGCCGCCGAAGGTGACGGCGATGACACCGGCACCGAACGCGACGTTCACGGGCGTCGCCAAACAAATCGTGGTGCGCTTTTCCGAGAATCTCTACGCGCCGATGATTCTCCCGTCGTTCGCCCAGCTCGTGAGCGGCGCCCACGGCACGTTCACGCCGTCGGGCATGTCGTTCAACACGACGACGCACGACCTCACGATCAAGTACGCGGCGGCGCTGCCCTCGGATAGCTACACGCTCACCCTCGTGTCCGGCGAAGAGCCGAGCGGCCTGTGCGACACGTCGGTCAACGCGCTCGACGGCGAAGGAAACGGGAGCTTGCCGTCCGGAGACGGCGTGGCAGGGGGGAATTTCGTCGCCTCGTTCTCCATTGTCGTTCCAGATACCGACGGCGACGGCTTCCTCGATTCGGTCGACAACTGCCCCGGCATCTCCAACCCGAGTCAAGCCGACGCAGACAGCGACGGCGTCGGAAACCCCTGCGACAACTGCCCGACGGTCTCGAACGCCTCGCAGGCCGACGAGAACGGGGACGGTATCGGCGACGCCTGCAGCGCGATTCCAAAGTTCCTGGTGAGCTCCCGCGCGGACGATCTCCCCGACTTCTTCTCGATCCAGGGGGCCGTGAACGCCGCGGCGGCGTCAGGCGCGCGCGTCAGGATCCTTCCCGGCATCAACGGCACCTACACCGAGAGCGTGCTCGTGAACCGGAACATGGCGTTCACCTTCGAGCCGCTCGACGACGGAACGCATCGCGCGGTCACGATCGACGGAGGCGCGAGCCCCGCGTTCTTCCTCGTCTCGACCTCCCCCGGCAGCCCGATCGCCGTTCACAACCTGACCCTGCGCGGCTCGTACGGCGTGCAGACCCAAGCCGGGACCTCGATCTCGACGCAGATCGACAATTGCATCTTCGACGGCACGGGGACCGCGCTCGCGTTGAACGACGGCGCGCACGTCGTCTCGCGCATCACCGCGATCGCGCCGGTCGCCGACGGGATCGTGCTCGGTGCGGGCGGGTCGCTCGACCTCTCGGGGTCCTCGCTGCAGAACCTATACGGGACGCCGCTCAGCTTGAACGGTCCGGCCACGGCAAGGACCGTCGTCATCGCGACGAGCCGGTCCTCGGGGATCATCCTCCAACCGTCAGGGTCGCTCACGCTCGCCAACTCGACGATCGCCTCGCAGCTGAACGCCGGTATCGACAACTCGGCGGGCCGCCCGGTGACGATCACGAGCTCCATCATCTTCGCCAATCAGGGGGGCGATCTCCTCAATGTCGACTGCGCGAATATCTCCTGGTCGGACATCGGCTCTCAGAACTGCACCGCCTCGGGCAACCGTCAGGTCGATCCCGGGTTCGAAGGGTTCGGCAATTGGCGGCTCACCGCGTCGTCGCCGCTTCTCGACTTCGGCCCGGATCCGTCGACCTTCACCGGCACGCCCTGTACCGATCTCGACGGGACACCGCGCTTGAAGGACGCCGACGGCGACGGCTTCGCGAACATGGACCCGGGGGCGTACGAAAGGCAGCAAAATCCGCTGACGCCCGCCGAGGTGACGGGCCTCTTGTGGAGCTCGAAGACGCTCCTGACCTGGAACTCAGTTCCCGGTACGGGCACCTACCACGTCTACCGGGATCTGCGGAGCAACCTCTCCTACGGGAACTTCGGCGTTTGCCGCGACGATCTCGACCCCATCCGCACCGATACGCAGCTCGCGGATAGCTCGACGCCGGCGAGCGGTCAGTGCTTCGTCTACCTGATCGCTTCGGACGGCGGGACGCTGGGCAACGCCCACTGCATGGAGCGCAGCAACTTCACGCCGTGCCCGTGA
- a CDS encoding OmpA family protein codes for MRRSILTVVWLAAALPALLAVPPVRATSDDERPGEIGVLAGVGFGDQKLVGSDNDTKVAPLIGARFGWHFTQYITGFAEYTWTSYQGDSALYGDVTENALRIGPEWHINPHSNWQWLLDFGVGAVQYKSDLAGNDGRGFGSLGVGIRRGWMPGALRIEARMDHDLTSATSLGSRDFTNYKLVAGWTWGIGAPPKDSDGDGVYDKKDKCPDTPKGAIVDKVGCPSDSDGDGVFDGIDQCPNTPKGWPVSAQGCPLDSDGDGVPDGADKCPNTPKGCKVDANGCPADADGDGVCDGIDQCPNTPKGCRVDARGCTLDSDGDGVCDGIDQCPGTPKGTQVDAKGCPPPPPPPPPAPAFIPEPKKELFLEGITFETNSAKLKPESSGTLDKVAESLKANPDVHIQVAGHTDNTGSAAYNMKLSDKRAKSVMDYLVSKGVPASQLTEKGYGLTDPVADNKTAEGRAKNRRVGLKRMD; via the coding sequence ATGCGACGTTCCATCCTGACCGTGGTGTGGCTCGCGGCGGCTCTGCCGGCGTTGCTCGCCGTTCCGCCCGTACGGGCGACGTCCGACGACGAGAGGCCGGGGGAGATCGGCGTCCTCGCGGGCGTCGGGTTCGGCGACCAGAAGCTCGTCGGCTCCGACAACGACACGAAGGTCGCGCCGCTCATCGGCGCACGGTTCGGCTGGCACTTCACGCAGTACATCACCGGCTTCGCGGAGTACACGTGGACGTCGTACCAGGGCGACAGCGCGCTCTACGGCGACGTCACGGAGAACGCGCTGCGCATCGGGCCGGAATGGCACATCAACCCGCACTCGAACTGGCAGTGGCTCCTCGACTTCGGCGTGGGCGCCGTCCAGTACAAGAGCGATCTCGCGGGGAACGACGGCCGCGGCTTCGGCTCGCTCGGCGTCGGCATCCGCCGCGGGTGGATGCCGGGAGCGCTCCGCATCGAGGCGCGGATGGACCACGATCTCACGAGCGCGACGTCGCTCGGGAGTCGCGACTTCACCAACTACAAGCTCGTCGCCGGCTGGACGTGGGGGATCGGCGCGCCGCCGAAGGACTCCGACGGCGACGGCGTTTACGACAAGAAAGACAAGTGCCCCGACACGCCCAAGGGGGCGATCGTCGACAAGGTCGGCTGTCCGTCCGATTCCGACGGCGACGGCGTCTTCGACGGGATCGACCAGTGCCCGAACACGCCGAAGGGCTGGCCGGTTTCGGCGCAGGGTTGCCCGCTCGACTCCGACGGCGACGGCGTGCCGGACGGCGCCGACAAATGCCCGAACACACCGAAGGGCTGCAAGGTCGACGCGAACGGCTGCCCGGCCGACGCCGACGGCGACGGCGTCTGCGACGGCATCGATCAGTGCCCGAACACGCCGAAGGGCTGCCGCGTCGACGCGCGCGGCTGCACGCTCGACTCCGACGGCGACGGCGTCTGCGACGGGATCGACCAGTGCCCCGGCACGCCGAAGGGAACGCAGGTCGACGCCAAGGGCTGCCCGCCGCCCCCGCCGCCTCCTCCGCCCGCGCCGGCGTTCATCCCGGAGCCGAAGAAGGAGCTGTTCCTGGAAGGGATCACGTTCGAGACGAACAGCGCCAAGCTCAAGCCGGAGTCGTCGGGGACGCTCGACAAGGTCGCGGAGTCGCTCAAGGCGAACCCCGACGTTCACATCCAGGTGGCGGGCCACACCGACAATACCGGCTCGGCGGCCTACAACATGAAGCTCTCCGACAAGCGCGCGAAGTCGGTCATGGACTACCTGGTCTCGAAGGGCGTTCCCGCGTCGCAGCTCACGGAAAAGGGGTACGGACTGACCGACCCGGTCGCCGACAACAAGACCGCGGAAGGCCGGGCCAAGAACCGGCGCGTGGGGTTGAAGCGGATGGATTGA
- the mscL gene encoding large conductance mechanosensitive channel protein MscL, with the protein MLKEFKEFALKGNVVDMAVGIIIGAAFGRIVSSLVNDVLMPPIGKLMGGMDFSSLFLALDGKTYASLAAAKAAGAPTVNYGLFINAVIDFLIVAFVIFLLVKQMNRLKKEAPAAAPTTRECPYCKTQIPLGATRCPNCTSEVRAA; encoded by the coding sequence ATGCTCAAGGAATTCAAAGAGTTCGCGCTCAAGGGAAACGTCGTCGACATGGCGGTCGGCATCATCATCGGCGCTGCGTTCGGCAGGATCGTCAGCTCGCTCGTCAACGACGTCCTCATGCCGCCGATCGGGAAGCTCATGGGAGGCATGGACTTCTCGAGCCTCTTCCTGGCTCTCGACGGCAAGACGTATGCGTCGCTCGCCGCGGCCAAGGCCGCCGGCGCGCCGACGGTGAACTACGGGCTCTTCATCAACGCGGTCATCGACTTCCTCATCGTCGCGTTCGTCATCTTCCTGCTCGTCAAGCAGATGAACCGGCTCAAGAAGGAAGCGCCCGCGGCCGCGCCGACCACCAGGGAGTGCCCGTACTGCAAGACGCAGATCCCGCTCGGCGCCACGCGTTGTCCGAATTGCACCTCCGAGGTGCGCGCCGCCTGA
- a CDS encoding PH domain-containing protein, producing MSEARVFTASRLTGGNLIFPTRIEITPDRVARIKPHWIGRNEDSIPIAKIASVSIATGLIFSSIRVESSGGATPIVSEGHYKRDAIAIRDLIHTYQSGTRT from the coding sequence ATGAGCGAGGCGCGCGTCTTCACGGCGAGCCGGCTGACCGGCGGCAACCTGATCTTTCCGACGCGCATCGAGATCACGCCCGACCGGGTCGCGCGGATCAAGCCGCACTGGATCGGGCGCAACGAGGACAGCATCCCGATCGCGAAGATCGCGTCGGTGTCGATCGCGACCGGCCTCATCTTCTCGTCGATCCGCGTCGAGTCGAGCGGGGGCGCGACGCCGATCGTCTCCGAAGGGCACTACAAGCGCGACGCCATCGCGATCCGCGACCTGATCCACACGTATCAGTCCGGAACTCGGACGTGA
- a CDS encoding TonB family protein, which yields MFERTIEAQALDAGERRFRTVSVVALAHLTAVSFLAVVAALTVKPIVERPLPATIVLITPPPRSSGPERPLVAPQPPKRSGHSEPVRAVLPPPVPIETLQRLPAPQETPPPETTDGSTGPVAEGPDGSAGPPGEGGDHGGGGGGGGGGDADATGVVGPVVLTGEMIAPVRIVKVEPVYPSTPRIARMSGSVVVQAVVGLDGRIESAEILASTSALFNAAAIEAVRQWRYTPATMNGRPVRVYISVRVDFVLR from the coding sequence ATGTTCGAGAGGACGATCGAAGCGCAAGCGCTCGATGCCGGTGAACGACGATTTCGCACGGTGTCCGTCGTGGCTCTCGCCCATTTGACCGCGGTGTCGTTTCTGGCGGTTGTCGCCGCGCTCACCGTGAAGCCGATCGTCGAGCGGCCTCTTCCAGCGACCATCGTCCTGATCACGCCGCCGCCCCGGTCCTCCGGGCCCGAGAGGCCACTCGTCGCCCCGCAGCCTCCGAAGCGCAGCGGGCACTCGGAGCCGGTGCGCGCTGTGTTGCCGCCACCGGTTCCGATCGAGACACTGCAGCGACTGCCGGCACCGCAAGAGACGCCGCCTCCCGAGACGACGGACGGTTCCACCGGGCCTGTGGCAGAAGGGCCGGATGGTTCGGCGGGCCCTCCGGGCGAAGGCGGGGACCACGGCGGGGGCGGCGGTGGAGGCGGGGGCGGCGACGCCGATGCGACGGGGGTTGTCGGCCCGGTCGTCCTCACCGGCGAGATGATCGCGCCCGTCCGCATCGTCAAGGTGGAACCCGTCTACCCGAGCACGCCACGCATCGCGCGCATGAGCGGGTCGGTCGTCGTGCAGGCGGTCGTCGGCCTCGACGGCCGGATCGAGTCGGCGGAGATCCTCGCCTCGACGAGCGCCCTCTTTAACGCGGCGGCGATCGAGGCGGTCCGTCAGTGGCGCTACACGCCGGCGACGATGAATGGGCGGCCGGTTCGGGTGTACATCTCGGTGCGCGTGGACTTCGTGCTGCGCTGA
- a CDS encoding MBL fold metallo-hydrolase: protein MSELPDDVDPAPIPEPKDSALGIVLDRGRVLLGRRARRSRFMPGNLAFPGGRMEPEDRPGTAGAFERCVSREVLEETGLAIPETAWYPAGERTTPPIFPVRFRTRFFVAVAGGIPLPPVAPQPQEIETLAFEDPKGVLDAWAAGRALVPPPLLPILRLLVTLTDADPSRLAARIAAINAAEDPVPKIEFSPGVWVLPVRSRTLPPASCTNVWIPGGTTSVVIDPGSDDEAEHARLLRLVRRRADEGSPVTSVVLSHHHRDHVAGAARLAQALGVPVLAHAATLARVPALAGAPTRALVNGEVLDLGGMRLIAHHTPGHAPGHLAFYDEERRLLLAGDLVSGLSSILVGFAEGDMEDYLASLRRVAALAPKAVFPSHGPPIPGAALAAAVAHREERERLVAAALNDTPRALQDIARDAYADTPEAPAFLREMQTRAHLVHLKERGAARPEGEDLLRWSR from the coding sequence ATGAGCGAGCTTCCCGACGACGTCGACCCCGCACCGATTCCGGAGCCCAAGGACTCGGCCCTCGGCATCGTGCTCGACCGCGGCCGTGTCCTCCTGGGACGCCGCGCGCGCCGGTCGCGCTTCATGCCGGGGAACCTGGCGTTCCCCGGCGGCCGGATGGAGCCGGAAGATCGTCCCGGAACCGCCGGCGCCTTCGAGCGCTGCGTCTCGCGCGAGGTGCTGGAGGAGACCGGCCTCGCGATCCCCGAGACGGCGTGGTATCCGGCGGGCGAACGGACGACACCGCCCATTTTTCCCGTTCGTTTCCGCACGCGGTTCTTCGTCGCCGTCGCCGGCGGTATCCCGCTTCCTCCGGTGGCCCCGCAACCGCAGGAGATCGAGACGCTCGCATTCGAAGACCCGAAGGGCGTCCTCGACGCGTGGGCGGCGGGGCGGGCGCTCGTACCGCCTCCGCTCCTGCCGATCCTCCGCCTCCTCGTCACGCTGACCGACGCCGATCCCTCACGCCTCGCCGCGCGCATCGCCGCGATCAACGCCGCGGAAGACCCGGTCCCCAAGATCGAGTTCAGCCCTGGGGTCTGGGTGCTCCCGGTGCGCAGCCGCACGCTGCCGCCGGCGTCGTGCACGAACGTCTGGATTCCCGGAGGCACGACGAGCGTCGTCATCGACCCGGGGAGCGACGACGAGGCGGAGCACGCGCGCCTGCTCCGCCTCGTGCGGCGCCGCGCCGACGAGGGGAGTCCCGTGACCTCGGTCGTTCTCAGCCATCACCACCGCGATCACGTCGCCGGAGCGGCGCGGCTCGCGCAGGCCCTCGGCGTTCCCGTGCTGGCGCACGCGGCGACGCTCGCGCGCGTGCCCGCCCTCGCGGGCGCCCCGACGCGGGCGCTCGTAAACGGCGAGGTTCTCGACCTCGGTGGGATGCGCCTGATCGCGCACCACACACCGGGCCACGCCCCCGGGCATCTCGCGTTCTACGACGAGGAGCGCCGGCTCCTCCTCGCGGGCGATCTCGTGAGCGGACTGTCGAGCATCCTCGTGGGATTCGCCGAGGGCGACATGGAGGACTACCTCGCCTCGCTCCGGCGCGTCGCCGCGCTCGCCCCGAAGGCGGTCTTCCCGTCGCACGGGCCGCCGATCCCGGGAGCCGCCCTCGCCGCCGCGGTCGCGCATCGCGAGGAGCGGGAGCGTCTCGTTGCGGCCGCGCTGAACGACACTCCGCGCGCGCTCCAGGACATCGCGAGGGACGCCTACGCCGACACGCCCGAGGCGCCCGCGTTCCTTCGCGAGATGCAGACGCGCGCGCACCTCGTCCATCTGAAGGAGCGGGGAGCCGCACGCCCGGAAGGGGAAGATCTACTTCGCTGGAGCCGGTGA
- the pgl gene encoding 6-phosphogluconolactonase, producing MNASVEAAPVEILRERFAERVERGARRAVADRGSFTLALSGGSAATVLLPRLVRAAVDWRRVDVFWIDERAVPQDDPESNAGAAMTAFIRRVPLRTERVHVMPAASPDLAAAAEEYERTMRRVLGGTPAFDLVFLGMGPDGHVASLFPGHPLLEESRRWVAAVTDSPKPPPARLTVTMPVLQSARETVLFVTGTEKGTKLAGALRHPENGLPVARALDGPGTATILVDEEAGSALQAPIR from the coding sequence ATGAACGCCTCCGTCGAGGCCGCACCGGTCGAAATCCTCCGCGAACGCTTCGCCGAGCGGGTCGAGCGCGGCGCCCGCCGCGCCGTCGCCGACCGTGGATCGTTCACGCTCGCGCTTTCGGGCGGCTCGGCGGCGACGGTCCTCCTCCCCCGTCTCGTGCGGGCCGCGGTCGACTGGCGCCGGGTCGACGTCTTCTGGATCGACGAGCGCGCGGTCCCCCAGGACGACCCCGAATCGAACGCCGGCGCGGCGATGACGGCGTTCATCCGGCGCGTGCCGCTGCGCACCGAGCGCGTGCACGTCATGCCCGCGGCGTCGCCGGATCTCGCCGCCGCCGCGGAGGAGTACGAGCGGACGATGCGCCGGGTGCTCGGCGGCACGCCGGCGTTCGACCTCGTCTTCCTCGGCATGGGACCGGACGGCCACGTCGCGTCGCTCTTCCCCGGGCACCCGCTCCTGGAGGAGAGCCGGCGATGGGTCGCCGCCGTCACGGACTCGCCGAAGCCGCCTCCCGCGCGACTAACCGTCACCATGCCGGTGCTCCAGTCGGCCCGGGAGACGGTGCTGTTCGTGACGGGGACCGAGAAGGGAACGAAGCTGGCCGGCGCGCTCCGCCATCCGGAGAACGGACTGCCGGTCGCCCGCGCCCTGGACGGGCCCGGAACGGCGACCATTCTCGTCGACGAAGAGGCGGGTTCCGCCTTGCAAGCTCCTATAAGATGA